AGAATGCTTTCGCTCCTCGGTTCCGGTCTGAGGCTGGAGGGAGACACCCTGGAGGTGGCTCCCTCGACCACCCGGCATCTGCTGGCCCAAATCGATGCCCCCGAGACCGGTGAGGGCGCGGCCTGCCTTTCAGTGACGTCGGAGGGAAGGACCGCGACCTGGCGCCTCCCTTTCCGGGTGGCGGAATCGGGTCTGCTGGAGGGACGGCTGGTGGAGTCGGAGGGCGGCGCCCCCACCATCGGCCGCATTCGAGTGACCGACGAGGAAGGGCGTTTCCGAGCACCGCTCGAGGCGGACTACGGCCTGGTTCTGCGGCCGCGGAGGGACCCTGCCCGCTGGAGCTACGCCTCCGGAAAATTTCGCCTGCGGGCTCCGGCCGGCAAGATCCGGATTTCCATCCGGCGAGGCATGGAATATCTGCCCATCGACGAGGAACTCGAGCTGGAGGCCGGTCAGACGCTGCGGCGCACCTTTGGGCTCAAGCGCTGGGCCCACATGGAGCGCGAGGGTTGGCATTCCGGAGACACCCACATCCACATGCTGGATCCGCCCAGCGCGCTGTTCGAGATGCAGGCGGAGAACCTGCGGGTCGGCCATGTTCTCGTCCTGGAACACATGGGGAAGATCTACTCCGCGGAGCACTTCCGGGGTGAGCTGGACCCGATATCCGATTCCCGGCACCTGGTCTACTACAACCAGGAGTACCGCAACCAGACCCTGGGCCACGTCAGCCTCCTCAGCCTCAAGAAGCTGGTGGAGCCCATCTCCACCGGCGGACTGGCCGTTCCCGAGACCACCGTCTACCGCTATTCCTACCTGAGACCCTCCCGCAAGGGGTTCCCCCGTAGCGGCCAGGACGGCTGGCCCGACGCCCTGGTGCTGGACGCCATGCGGGAAACCCACCGGCAGGGAGGGTTGGTCAACTGGGCCCACCTACGTCCTGCCCAACTCGAGTTTCCCATCGACATGGTTTTCGGCGAGATCGACACCGCCGACATCCTCACCCACACCCGGCTGCCGCAAACCCTGAAGCTCTGGTACGCCCTGTTGAATTGCGGTTTTCGCTTGCCCGCCACCGCCGGAACCGACCGCATCGGGCCCGAGGAGCCGGTGGGGCATCAGAGGGTCTACGTCAAGCTGGACGGCCCCCTCACCTACCCCGGATGGATGGAAGGACTGCGCCAGGGCCGCTCCTTCGTGACAAACGGACCCATGGTCAGTCTTTCGGTGGACGGCCGGGGCCCCGGGGACACATTGACGCTCAGCAAGCCCAAGATCCTTCGCATCCAAGCCCGGGCGCGCTCCCTGAGGCCCTTCGAACGGCTGGAGATCGTGGTCAACGGGAAGGTGGCGGCCAGCGTCCCGGCACAAGACCAGGGGCGCCGCGCGGAGCTCAGTCTCGAGTATCCGGCCGACCAAGGCCTGTGGATCGCGGCTCGCTGCATGGGGGGA
Above is a genomic segment from Acidobacteriota bacterium containing:
- a CDS encoding CehA/McbA family metallohydrolase — its product is MESRHRQLLLALLLLGLAAFCHRKEAPPGPNPAGAPAALQDLYAIFSDEIRPEAVGNVYQGVGNRFQLEGKLYAAVLKALNAYDILQETTRLPEADRERLLPKSHLEAREAFAALEESLGWPRIRVDVGAQAFELESLPQLDLHREIPQPLLLTLHNSTSETRMLSLLGSGLRLEGDTLEVAPSTTRHLLAQIDAPETGEGAACLSVTSEGRTATWRLPFRVAESGLLEGRLVESEGGAPTIGRIRVTDEEGRFRAPLEADYGLVLRPRRDPARWSYASGKFRLRAPAGKIRISIRRGMEYLPIDEELELEAGQTLRRTFGLKRWAHMEREGWHSGDTHIHMLDPPSALFEMQAENLRVGHVLVLEHMGKIYSAEHFRGELDPISDSRHLVYYNQEYRNQTLGHVSLLSLKKLVEPISTGGLAVPETTVYRYSYLRPSRKGFPRSGQDGWPDALVLDAMRETHRQGGLVNWAHLRPAQLEFPIDMVFGEIDTADILTHTRLPQTLKLWYALLNCGFRLPATAGTDRIGPEEPVGHQRVYVKLDGPLTYPGWMEGLRQGRSFVTNGPMVSLSVDGRGPGDTLTLSKPKILRIQARARSLRPFERLEIVVNGKVAASVPAQDQGRRAELSLEYPADQGLWIAARCMGGSPEETSIWTHPLFAHANPVYIDYPGRELAEAESGCYLLDFLKPLEKWAREEAYFENRHRKDEALATIRKGMDFYRRLCNGGSKN